One Megalopta genalis isolate 19385.01 chromosome 11, iyMegGena1_principal, whole genome shotgun sequence genomic region harbors:
- the LOC117226433 gene encoding serine/threonine-protein kinase Nek5 isoform X3, which translates to MSMHISDYVFETLLGRGTFGSVYLVRRKTNSKPFVVKEQMFNAANALPFKNILGEVQYLHKLRHPNIVAYYGAWIEDDRCYILMEYATRCTLKDLLNKRRTPLTEGDALYLFSQVVLGVHHIHYKKILHRDLKPENIMLTGSRGDIVKIGDFGISKNFQDRYLIVQRRRYARRVGDSSITCRAGSLYYMAPEIFERQCYDFKCDIWSMGVVLYEMVTKRHPFPATDAADIVKMVCKEQPRSFRGYASPAIVNLISKMLRKLPFSRPKTDQLMLCPYLVPFIARTYLNLGRVPCTFGQEKGIWNSEVFLKFLKPLDKHRTI; encoded by the exons ATGTCGATGCATATAAGCGATTATGTTTTCGAGACATTGTTAGGTCGAGGTACTTTTGG ATCCGTTTATTTGGTGCGAAGAAAGACAAATTCGAAGCCATTCGTTGTCAAGGAACAAATGTTCAATGCTGCGAATGCTTTACCCTTTAAG AATATATTAGGGGAAGTGCAGTATTTACACAAGCTGAGGCATCCGAATATAGTGGCTTATTATGGAGCCTGGATAGAAGACGACCGCTGCTATATACTTATGGAATACGCGACACGATGCACTCTGAAGGATTTGCTGAATAAGCGGCGAACGCCGCTCACGGAAGGT GACGCGCTGTACCTCTTTTCACAAGTTGTTCTCGGCGTTCATCACATACATTACAAGAAGATCCTTCATCGGGACTTGAAGCCGGAGAACATTATGCTAACCGGAAGCCGTGGCGACATCGTGAAAATCGGTGATTTCGGAATATCGAAAAACTTTCAAGA TAGATATTTAATCGTGCAACGTCGACGATATGCTCGCAGAGTAGGAGATTCATCTATAACCTGTCGCGCTGGATCGTTGTATTACATGGCTCCGGAAATATTTGAAAGGCAATGTTACGATTTCAAATGCGATATATGGAGCATGGGAGTCGTTCTTTACGAGATGGTAACAAAGAGACATCCCTTTCCTGCCACG GATGCGGCGGATATCGTGAAAATGGTATGCAAGGAACAACCACGATCCTTTCGTGGATACGCATCGCCGGCTATCGTTAACTTGATATCGAAGATGTTGAGGAAACTGCCGTTTTCCCGTCCGAAGACGGATCAATTGATGCTATGCCCCTATCTCGTTCCTTTCATCGCtcgaacgtatttgaatctAGGTCGGGTTCCGTGTACCTTCGGCCAGGAAAAAGGAATTTGGAATTCCGAAGTATTTCTGAAATTTCTAAAGCCGCTCGACAAACATAGGACAATTTGA
- the LOC117226433 gene encoding serine/threonine-protein kinase Nek5 isoform X2 codes for MSMHISDYVFETLLGRGTFGSVYLVRRKTNSKPFVVKEQMFNAANALPFKNILGEVQYLHKLRHPNIVAYYGAWIEDDRCYILMEYATRCTLKDLLNKRRTPLTEGDALYLFSQVVLGVHHIHYKKILHRDLKPENIMLTGSRGDIVKIGDFGISKNFQEYLIVQRRRYARRVGDSSITCRAGSLYYMAPEIFERQCYDFKCDIWSMGVVLYEMVTKRHPFPATLDEFQDAADIVKMVCKEQPRSFRGYASPAIVNLISKMLRKLPFSRPKTDQLMLCPYLVPFIARTYLNLGRVPCTFGQEKGIWNSEVFLKFLKPLDKHRTI; via the exons ATGTCGATGCATATAAGCGATTATGTTTTCGAGACATTGTTAGGTCGAGGTACTTTTGG ATCCGTTTATTTGGTGCGAAGAAAGACAAATTCGAAGCCATTCGTTGTCAAGGAACAAATGTTCAATGCTGCGAATGCTTTACCCTTTAAG AATATATTAGGGGAAGTGCAGTATTTACACAAGCTGAGGCATCCGAATATAGTGGCTTATTATGGAGCCTGGATAGAAGACGACCGCTGCTATATACTTATGGAATACGCGACACGATGCACTCTGAAGGATTTGCTGAATAAGCGGCGAACGCCGCTCACGGAAGGT GACGCGCTGTACCTCTTTTCACAAGTTGTTCTCGGCGTTCATCACATACATTACAAGAAGATCCTTCATCGGGACTTGAAGCCGGAGAACATTATGCTAACCGGAAGCCGTGGCGACATCGTGAAAATCGGTGATTTCGGAATATCGAAAAACTTTCAAGA ATATTTAATCGTGCAACGTCGACGATATGCTCGCAGAGTAGGAGATTCATCTATAACCTGTCGCGCTGGATCGTTGTATTACATGGCTCCGGAAATATTTGAAAGGCAATGTTACGATTTCAAATGCGATATATGGAGCATGGGAGTCGTTCTTTACGAGATGGTAACAAAGAGACATCCCTTTCCTGCCACG CTGGATGAATTTCAGGATGCGGCGGATATCGTGAAAATGGTATGCAAGGAACAACCACGATCCTTTCGTGGATACGCATCGCCGGCTATCGTTAACTTGATATCGAAGATGTTGAGGAAACTGCCGTTTTCCCGTCCGAAGACGGATCAATTGATGCTATGCCCCTATCTCGTTCCTTTCATCGCtcgaacgtatttgaatctAGGTCGGGTTCCGTGTACCTTCGGCCAGGAAAAAGGAATTTGGAATTCCGAAGTATTTCTGAAATTTCTAAAGCCGCTCGACAAACATAGGACAATTTGA
- the LOC117226433 gene encoding serine/threonine-protein kinase Nek5 isoform X6, whose protein sequence is MFNAANALPFKNILGEVQYLHKLRHPNIVAYYGAWIEDDRCYILMEYATRCTLKDLLNKRRTPLTEGDALYLFSQVVLGVHHIHYKKILHRDLKPENIMLTGSRGDIVKIGDFGISKNFQDRYLIVQRRRYARRVGDSSITCRAGSLYYMAPEIFERQCYDFKCDIWSMGVVLYEMVTKRHPFPATLDEFQDAADIVKMVCKEQPRSFRGYASPAIVNLISKMLRKLPFSRPKTDQLMLCPYLVPFIARTYLNLGRVPCTFGQEKGIWNSEVFLKFLKPLDKHRTI, encoded by the exons ATGTTCAATGCTGCGAATGCTTTACCCTTTAAG AATATATTAGGGGAAGTGCAGTATTTACACAAGCTGAGGCATCCGAATATAGTGGCTTATTATGGAGCCTGGATAGAAGACGACCGCTGCTATATACTTATGGAATACGCGACACGATGCACTCTGAAGGATTTGCTGAATAAGCGGCGAACGCCGCTCACGGAAGGT GACGCGCTGTACCTCTTTTCACAAGTTGTTCTCGGCGTTCATCACATACATTACAAGAAGATCCTTCATCGGGACTTGAAGCCGGAGAACATTATGCTAACCGGAAGCCGTGGCGACATCGTGAAAATCGGTGATTTCGGAATATCGAAAAACTTTCAAGA TAGATATTTAATCGTGCAACGTCGACGATATGCTCGCAGAGTAGGAGATTCATCTATAACCTGTCGCGCTGGATCGTTGTATTACATGGCTCCGGAAATATTTGAAAGGCAATGTTACGATTTCAAATGCGATATATGGAGCATGGGAGTCGTTCTTTACGAGATGGTAACAAAGAGACATCCCTTTCCTGCCACG CTGGATGAATTTCAGGATGCGGCGGATATCGTGAAAATGGTATGCAAGGAACAACCACGATCCTTTCGTGGATACGCATCGCCGGCTATCGTTAACTTGATATCGAAGATGTTGAGGAAACTGCCGTTTTCCCGTCCGAAGACGGATCAATTGATGCTATGCCCCTATCTCGTTCCTTTCATCGCtcgaacgtatttgaatctAGGTCGGGTTCCGTGTACCTTCGGCCAGGAAAAAGGAATTTGGAATTCCGAAGTATTTCTGAAATTTCTAAAGCCGCTCGACAAACATAGGACAATTTGA
- the LOC117226433 gene encoding serine/threonine-protein kinase Nek5 isoform X4, with protein sequence MSMHISDYVFETLLGRGTFGSVYLVRRKTNSKPFVVKEQMFNAANALPFKNILGEVQYLHKLRHPNIVAYYGAWIEDDRCYILMEYATRCTLKDLLNKRRTPLTEGDALYLFSQVVLGVHHIHYKKILHRDLKPENIMLTGSRGDIVKIGDFGISKNFQEVGDSSITCRAGSLYYMAPEIFERQCYDFKCDIWSMGVVLYEMVTKRHPFPATLDEFQDAADIVKMVCKEQPRSFRGYASPAIVNLISKMLRKLPFSRPKTDQLMLCPYLVPFIARTYLNLGRVPCTFGQEKGIWNSEVFLKFLKPLDKHRTI encoded by the exons ATGTCGATGCATATAAGCGATTATGTTTTCGAGACATTGTTAGGTCGAGGTACTTTTGG ATCCGTTTATTTGGTGCGAAGAAAGACAAATTCGAAGCCATTCGTTGTCAAGGAACAAATGTTCAATGCTGCGAATGCTTTACCCTTTAAG AATATATTAGGGGAAGTGCAGTATTTACACAAGCTGAGGCATCCGAATATAGTGGCTTATTATGGAGCCTGGATAGAAGACGACCGCTGCTATATACTTATGGAATACGCGACACGATGCACTCTGAAGGATTTGCTGAATAAGCGGCGAACGCCGCTCACGGAAGGT GACGCGCTGTACCTCTTTTCACAAGTTGTTCTCGGCGTTCATCACATACATTACAAGAAGATCCTTCATCGGGACTTGAAGCCGGAGAACATTATGCTAACCGGAAGCCGTGGCGACATCGTGAAAATCGGTGATTTCGGAATATCGAAAAACTTTCAAGA AGTAGGAGATTCATCTATAACCTGTCGCGCTGGATCGTTGTATTACATGGCTCCGGAAATATTTGAAAGGCAATGTTACGATTTCAAATGCGATATATGGAGCATGGGAGTCGTTCTTTACGAGATGGTAACAAAGAGACATCCCTTTCCTGCCACG CTGGATGAATTTCAGGATGCGGCGGATATCGTGAAAATGGTATGCAAGGAACAACCACGATCCTTTCGTGGATACGCATCGCCGGCTATCGTTAACTTGATATCGAAGATGTTGAGGAAACTGCCGTTTTCCCGTCCGAAGACGGATCAATTGATGCTATGCCCCTATCTCGTTCCTTTCATCGCtcgaacgtatttgaatctAGGTCGGGTTCCGTGTACCTTCGGCCAGGAAAAAGGAATTTGGAATTCCGAAGTATTTCTGAAATTTCTAAAGCCGCTCGACAAACATAGGACAATTTGA
- the LOC117226433 gene encoding serine/threonine-protein kinase Nek5 isoform X1 has product MSMHISDYVFETLLGRGTFGSVYLVRRKTNSKPFVVKEQMFNAANALPFKNILGEVQYLHKLRHPNIVAYYGAWIEDDRCYILMEYATRCTLKDLLNKRRTPLTEGDALYLFSQVVLGVHHIHYKKILHRDLKPENIMLTGSRGDIVKIGDFGISKNFQDRYLIVQRRRYARRVGDSSITCRAGSLYYMAPEIFERQCYDFKCDIWSMGVVLYEMVTKRHPFPATLDEFQDAADIVKMVCKEQPRSFRGYASPAIVNLISKMLRKLPFSRPKTDQLMLCPYLVPFIARTYLNLGRVPCTFGQEKGIWNSEVFLKFLKPLDKHRTI; this is encoded by the exons ATGTCGATGCATATAAGCGATTATGTTTTCGAGACATTGTTAGGTCGAGGTACTTTTGG ATCCGTTTATTTGGTGCGAAGAAAGACAAATTCGAAGCCATTCGTTGTCAAGGAACAAATGTTCAATGCTGCGAATGCTTTACCCTTTAAG AATATATTAGGGGAAGTGCAGTATTTACACAAGCTGAGGCATCCGAATATAGTGGCTTATTATGGAGCCTGGATAGAAGACGACCGCTGCTATATACTTATGGAATACGCGACACGATGCACTCTGAAGGATTTGCTGAATAAGCGGCGAACGCCGCTCACGGAAGGT GACGCGCTGTACCTCTTTTCACAAGTTGTTCTCGGCGTTCATCACATACATTACAAGAAGATCCTTCATCGGGACTTGAAGCCGGAGAACATTATGCTAACCGGAAGCCGTGGCGACATCGTGAAAATCGGTGATTTCGGAATATCGAAAAACTTTCAAGA TAGATATTTAATCGTGCAACGTCGACGATATGCTCGCAGAGTAGGAGATTCATCTATAACCTGTCGCGCTGGATCGTTGTATTACATGGCTCCGGAAATATTTGAAAGGCAATGTTACGATTTCAAATGCGATATATGGAGCATGGGAGTCGTTCTTTACGAGATGGTAACAAAGAGACATCCCTTTCCTGCCACG CTGGATGAATTTCAGGATGCGGCGGATATCGTGAAAATGGTATGCAAGGAACAACCACGATCCTTTCGTGGATACGCATCGCCGGCTATCGTTAACTTGATATCGAAGATGTTGAGGAAACTGCCGTTTTCCCGTCCGAAGACGGATCAATTGATGCTATGCCCCTATCTCGTTCCTTTCATCGCtcgaacgtatttgaatctAGGTCGGGTTCCGTGTACCTTCGGCCAGGAAAAAGGAATTTGGAATTCCGAAGTATTTCTGAAATTTCTAAAGCCGCTCGACAAACATAGGACAATTTGA
- the LOC117226433 gene encoding serine/threonine-protein kinase Nek5 isoform X5 — MSMHISDYVFETLLGRGTFGSVYLVRRKTNSKPFVVKEQMFNAANALPFKNILGEVQYLHKLRHPNIVAYYGAWIEDDRCYILMEYATRCTLKDLLNKRRTPLTEGDALYLFSQVVLGVHHIHYKKILHRDLKPENIMLTGSRGDIVKIGDFGISKNFQEVGDSSITCRAGSLYYMAPEIFERQCYDFKCDIWSMGVVLYEMVTKRHPFPATDAADIVKMVCKEQPRSFRGYASPAIVNLISKMLRKLPFSRPKTDQLMLCPYLVPFIARTYLNLGRVPCTFGQEKGIWNSEVFLKFLKPLDKHRTI, encoded by the exons ATGTCGATGCATATAAGCGATTATGTTTTCGAGACATTGTTAGGTCGAGGTACTTTTGG ATCCGTTTATTTGGTGCGAAGAAAGACAAATTCGAAGCCATTCGTTGTCAAGGAACAAATGTTCAATGCTGCGAATGCTTTACCCTTTAAG AATATATTAGGGGAAGTGCAGTATTTACACAAGCTGAGGCATCCGAATATAGTGGCTTATTATGGAGCCTGGATAGAAGACGACCGCTGCTATATACTTATGGAATACGCGACACGATGCACTCTGAAGGATTTGCTGAATAAGCGGCGAACGCCGCTCACGGAAGGT GACGCGCTGTACCTCTTTTCACAAGTTGTTCTCGGCGTTCATCACATACATTACAAGAAGATCCTTCATCGGGACTTGAAGCCGGAGAACATTATGCTAACCGGAAGCCGTGGCGACATCGTGAAAATCGGTGATTTCGGAATATCGAAAAACTTTCAAGA AGTAGGAGATTCATCTATAACCTGTCGCGCTGGATCGTTGTATTACATGGCTCCGGAAATATTTGAAAGGCAATGTTACGATTTCAAATGCGATATATGGAGCATGGGAGTCGTTCTTTACGAGATGGTAACAAAGAGACATCCCTTTCCTGCCACG GATGCGGCGGATATCGTGAAAATGGTATGCAAGGAACAACCACGATCCTTTCGTGGATACGCATCGCCGGCTATCGTTAACTTGATATCGAAGATGTTGAGGAAACTGCCGTTTTCCCGTCCGAAGACGGATCAATTGATGCTATGCCCCTATCTCGTTCCTTTCATCGCtcgaacgtatttgaatctAGGTCGGGTTCCGTGTACCTTCGGCCAGGAAAAAGGAATTTGGAATTCCGAAGTATTTCTGAAATTTCTAAAGCCGCTCGACAAACATAGGACAATTTGA